Sequence from the Halobaculum rubrum genome:
TCCAGCCGGGTGCTCGCGGTGCCGTCGAGGTACAGCGAGAACGAGCGGTCGCCGTCGGCGTCGAGGGCGACTACCGCGAGGCCGGTCGGTGCGTCCGGGTCGCGCTCGACGTGCGTGTCGGGAACCCCCTCCTCGCGCAGCGTCGACGCGAGGAAGTCCCCGAAGCCGTCCCGGCCCAGTCTGGTCCACAGCGCCGGCGCCTCGCCGAGGCGTGCGAGGCCGACGGCGACGTTCGCGGGCGCGCCGCCGGGCCGTCTGGCGTACGTCCCGGCGTCGCCGTGGCCGCCAGACTCGGCCCCCTCGGGGTGAAGGTCGACGATGCACTCGCCGACGACCAGCCGGCTCATTCTCTGCCCTCCGCGCCGCCGGTCCCGGTCGCCGCCAGCGACTCCTCGATCCGGTCGAGGCTGTGGCCCAGATAGCCGGCGTCGTGGGTGAACACCTCCGCCGAGAGCGTCCCCGCCCAGTCGTCGGGGAGCGCCCGAAACAGCCGCTCGAAGTCGACGAACCCCGACCCGATCGGGAGGTGCTCGTCGCTGGGACCGCGGACGTCGTTCAGGTGGAAATGCGAGATCCGGTCGGCGTGGGCGTCGATCAGCGCCGCGATGCCGCCGTCGTCGCGGCCGTCGACCCGGGCGTGTCCCGTGTCGAGACACATCGACACGTCGGTACGGTCGAGCAGCTCGTCGATCCGGTTCGTGTCGAACCGCCCCTTCGGGATGTTCTCCGCGACCAGTTCCACGTCGCGGTCGGCGGCGTAGCCGTCGAGATGTCGGACCGACTCGACGATCGCGTCGCCGACCGTCGCGTCGTCGTGGGCGGGACCCCACGCGTCCGTCGTCGGGTGCAGCGTCGCCTTCGTCGCCCCGAGGGCCGACGCGAG
This genomic interval carries:
- a CDS encoding sugar phosphate isomerase/epimerase family protein — translated: MNVDIGFVTQLGMGHREAVTIAADHGYDYVEVMLDGAGARDRLAPRRDELRTTLADHGVDCTVHLPFGSIDPGSPFDAVRSGAVAELEAHVDLASALGATKATLHPTTDAWGPAHDDATVGDAIVESVRHLDGYAADRDVELVAENIPKGRFDTNRIDELLDRTDVSMCLDTGHARVDGRDDGGIAALIDAHADRISHFHLNDVRGPSDEHLPIGSGFVDFERLFRALPDDWAGTLSAEVFTHDAGYLGHSLDRIEESLAATGTGGAEGRE